DNA from Thermus oshimai DSM 12092:
AAGAGGAGGAAGTGGGCCCGGATCAGGCGGCTTTCCCCCGTGAGGAGGAAGCGCCGGAAGCCCGAGGCGAAGCCGAAGCGGGCGTGGAAGAGGGCCAGGCCCAGCCACACCCCAAGCCAGAAGGCCAGGACCAACCTTAGGCCCCCCGCCTGGAGGACGGCCCAGGAGAGGGCCAGGGCCGAGAGGCCGAAGACCAGGAGGGGTAAGGGTTGGGGACGCCGCGCCATGGCTTCAATATACATATGAGCACATTAAAGTCAAGGGTATGTTTCGCCCCGCAAAACGCGCCCCGGGGGACCCTAAGCCCCCGGGGCCTAAAGGGCTTTAGAAGGCGAAGTCCTCCACGTACCAGCGCTCGGTCTTCTTGTGCTCCTCCTTGGGGTCCATCTTTTCCGCGTGGGCCAGGAGGAGGATGAGCTTCCGGCCGGCGGCGAGGTCCACGTCGGTGGGCTCCCCGGTCTTCAGCTTCCGGCTCCACTCCACACTCCAGCGGCCCCCCTCGTGGGTGGCGGCGCTGGCCAGGATGGAGTTCTTGCCCCCCTCCTTGTCGTCGGGTACGGGCGCGCCGGTGCGCTTGGTCTGGTACATGTCCAGGGCCACCAGCTTGCCCCCTTCCAGGTAGAAGAGGTACTGGTCCGCCCCCTGCTTCTTGTTGGTCTTCTCCGAGAGGAACCCAACCCCGATCCAGCCCTTGCTCTCGCCCTCGAGGGCCAGGTAGAGGGTATCCCCCACGATGCTCCAGTAGAGGGTGATCCCCGACTTATCGTGCTTGTAACTCTTGGCGTACTCGCCCGCGGCGATCTTGCCGTCCACCTTGGGGGCCTGCGCCAGGGCCAGGCCCAACGCCACCATCCCGAACCAGAGTAGGCCTTTGATCTTCTCCATGCTTACCTCCCGTCCCGTATGGTTATCCCCACCACAAAGGCCACGGCCCCCACGTGGGTGTGGGCCAAAGCCGCCAGCACCGGCCGGCTTCCTTTAAAAGCCTCCAGGAACCCCGAGAGGCTCCAAAGGCTCACCTCCGCGTCCTGGGCGTTCCAGAGGAGGTGGTAGTAGGCCCCCAGGACCCCGGTGAGGACGCTCGCCAGCATCCAGAGGAGGAAGGGGTAGCGCACCCAGGGCCCCCGGTGGAAGAACATGAGGAAGGTCAAGGGGGCCCCCACCAGGGAGACGTAGAAGGGGATGCGGCTCTGCCAGCTCTCCGTCCAGTGGTCCAGGACCCAGTGCTCCATGCCGTAGAAGAGGAACCCCACTAGGGCGATGAGGAGGAAGGTGCTCTGCAGGAACTCCAGGAGGCGCTCCTCCTCGGTTTGGGCTTTGATGAGGGCTTCGATCATCCTGCACCTCCTTCAGCGGGCCCGGTAGATGGAGAGGAGGCCCGTGACCCCCATGTGGGTGAAGGCTAGGGCCGCCAAAACCGGCCGGCTTCCCGCCATGGCCTCCATGGCGGCTGCAAAGT
Protein-coding regions in this window:
- a CDS encoding DOMON domain-containing protein — its product is MEKIKGLLWFGMVALGLALAQAPKVDGKIAAGEYAKSYKHDKSGITLYWSIVGDTLYLALEGESKGWIGVGFLSEKTNKKQGADQYLFYLEGGKLVALDMYQTKRTGAPVPDDKEGGKNSILASAATHEGGRWSVEWSRKLKTGEPTDVDLAAGRKLILLLAHAEKMDPKEEHKKTERWYVEDFAF